The Euphorbia lathyris chromosome 2, ddEupLath1.1, whole genome shotgun sequence genome includes a window with the following:
- the LOC136220170 gene encoding ABC transporter B family member 4-like, producing MANGRISPTRMKKEGSSCNDQDAEKMVEKKTHRATVPFYKLFSFADSLDILLMFIGTVAAFGNGLCMPLMTILLGELIDSAGQSLTINVVAHNVAKVSLKFVYLALGSGFASFFQVSCWMVTGERQAARIRSLYLKTILRQDISFFDRETNTGEVIGRMSGDTVLIQEAMGDKVGIFIQMIASFFGGFVIAFFKGWLLTLVMLSLIPLIVISGAIMNKLVGKLASRGQTSYSLAANIVEQTIGSIRTVASFTGEKRAIAKYNKSLSKAYESGVQEGLAAGLGFGVLMFILFCSYGLAVWLGGIMVLHKGYTGGKVINVIFALLTGSLSLGQASPCMSAFAAGQAAAVKMFEVISRKPEIDSYDLKGLKRKHLSGDIELRDVCFSYPTRPDEQIFSGFSLSIRRGTTAALVGESGSGKSTVISLIERFYDPQAGEVLIDGINLRKFQVKWIRKKIGLVSQEPVLFPSSIRENIAYGKDDATIEEIQAASALANAAKFINKLPQGLETNVGEHGIHLSGGQKQRIAIARAVLKNPRILLLDEATSSLDAESERTVQEALDTVMMNRTTVMVAHRLTTVRNADVIAVIQKGRIVQKGSHSELLKDPDGAYVELIKLQQFGLETEHNIVNKPDGSRQSICISAGTSPIVSNAEKVAVKSHGTTTSELSKLPQEGPLRRLAYLNSPEVPVLVLGALAAVANGIILPIFGLMLANIIKTYYEKEGQLEKDSRFWAFMFVLLGLMSLLATPSSTYFFAVAGCRLIKRIRSMCFEKVVNMEIAWFDEPNNSSGAIGARLSADAAAMRGLMGDTFALLIQNAATGIAGLIIAFHANWQLSLVIIALIPLMGVSGYAQLKSMKGFNANVKKMYEEASQVASDAVSSIRTVASFCAEENVMHRYQKKCDGPLKEGMRRAVICGTGFGLSFFFLFLVYSVSFYVGARLVDSGKTTFTEVFRVFFALSMTAVGISQSSTLAPDASKAESSAVSIFEILDQKSKIDPSDPSGKIIKEMKGKIEFCNVRFKYPMRPDFQIFGGFSLVIRPGKTVALVGESGSGKSTVISLLQRFYDPDSGKITLDGIKIQRLKLKWLRQQMGLVSQEPVLFNDSIRANIRYGKRGNATEAEIIAAAELANAHNFISSLEQGYDSRVGERGVQLSGGQKQRVAIARAILKAPKILLLDEATSALDAESERVVQDALERVTVGRTTLMIAHRLSTVKSADVIAVMKNGVIVEKGKHDTLIKISNGAYASLMALQSTASS from the exons ATGGCTAATGGAAGAATTTCTCCTACAAGAATGAAGAAAGAAGGAAGTAGTTGCAATGATCAAGATGCAGAGAAGATGGTTGAGAAAAAGACGCACCGAGCTACTGTACCGTTTTACAAGTTGTTCTCTTTCGCTGACTCTTTGGACATTCTATTGATGTTTATTGGCACGGTTGCTGCTTTTGGAAATGGGCTGTGTATGCCACTTATGACCATTCTTTTAGGAGAACTAATTGATTCTGCTGGCCAATCTCTCACCATCAACGTTGTGGCGCACAATGTTGCTAAG GTGTCTTTGAAGTTTGTCTATTTGGCTTTGGGGTCTGGTTTTGCATCATTTTTTC AGGTGTCTTGTTGGATGGTCACTGGAGAGAGGCAAGCCGCTCGAATCAGAAGTTTATACTTGAAAACTATATTGAGACAAGATATTAGTTTCTTTGATAGAGAAACTAATACTGGGGAAGTTATTGGGAGAATGTCAGGCGATACCGTTCTTATTCAGGAAGCTATGGGCGATAAG GTTGGGATTTTTATTCAGATGATAGCTTCATTCTTTGGAGGCTTCGTAATAGCTTTCTTTAAGGGGTGGCTTCTCACGCTTGTCATGTTATCGTTAATTCCACTTATTGTCATCTCCGGTGCAAtcatgaataagcttgtaggaAAGCTAGCATCTCGTGGACAGACTTCCTATTCGCTTGCAGCAAATATTGTTGAACAAACAATTGGCTCGATAAGAACT GTTGCATCTTTTACCGGAGAGAAGCGAGCTATTGCGAAATACAACAAATCCCTGAGCAAAGCTTATGAGTCCGGTGTGCAAGAAGGATTGGCTGCTGGATTAGGCTTTGGTGTGCTAATGTTTATTTTGTTCTGCAGTTACGGTCTTGCTGTGTGGCTTGGCGGGATAATGGTACTTCATAAAGGCTACACAGGAGGGAAGGTCATCAATGTGATTTTTGCTCTATTAACTGGTTCTTT GTCCCTGGGGCAGGCATCGCCATGTATGAGTGCATTTGCGGCGGGACAAGCTGCTGCAGTTAAGATGTTTGAGGTTATCAGTAGGAAGCCAGAGATTGATTCTTACGACCTAAAAGGACTGAAACGGAAACACCTTTCTGGAGATATTGAATTAAGAGATGTTTGTTTCAGTTACCCGACGAGGCCTGATGAGCAGATATTTAGTGGTTTCTCTCTTTCAATTCGTCGTGGTACAACTGCAGCTTTGGTCGGAGAGAgtggaagtggaaaatcaaCAGTGATCAGTTTGATTGAGAGGTTTTATGATCCACAGGCCGGTGAAGTTCTTATAGATGGAATCAATCTTAGGAAATTCCAAGTAAAATGGATCCGGAAGAAAATTGGTCTTGTCAGCCAGGAACCGGTGCTGTTTCCTTCAAGCATTAGAGAGAATATAGCCTATGGAAAGGATGATGCAACTATTGAAGAGATACAAGCTGCTTCGGCGCTCGCAAATGCTGCTAAGTTTATAAATAAGCTACCACAG GGATTAGAAACAAATGTAGGGGAGCACGGAATTCATTTATCTGGAGGCCAAAAGCAAAGAATTGCCATAGCCAGAGCAGTACTGAAGAACCCTAGAATTCTCCTCCTAGATGAAGCCACTAGTTCTCTTGATGCAGAATCAGAAAGGACTGTGCAAGAGGCGTTGGATACGGTTATGATGAATCGAACTACGGTCATGGTAGCCCATCGCTTAACTACAGTGAGAAATGCAGATGTGATAGCTGTTATTCAGAAAGGAAGGATTGTTCAAAAAG GTTCGCATTCTGAGCTACTTAAGGATCCCGATGGAGCATATGTGGAGCTTATAAAGTTGCAACAATTTGGCTTAGAGACCGAGCATAATATAGTTAATAAACCAGATGGCAGCCGTCAATCAATCTGCATTTCAGCTGGTACATCCCCTATAGTTAGCAATGCGGAAAAGGTAGCAGTGAAAAGTCATGGCACTACCACATCAGAGCTATCAAAACTGCCTCAGGAAGGCCCTCTGCGCCGCCTGGCGTATCTTAATAGCCCAGAGGTTCCTGTTTTAGTGCTCGGTGCTTTAGCTGCTGTGGCTAATGGAATAATCTTACCTATTTTTGGTTTGATGCTTGCTAATATAATAAAAACCTATTATGAAAAAGAAGGTCAACTCGAGAAAGATTCTAGATTTTGGGCATTTATGTTTGTTTTGCTTGGTTTGATGTCTTTACTGGCTACACCATCGAGTACATACTTTTTTGCTGTGGCGGGGTGTAGGTTAATAAAAAGGATTCGGTCAATGTGCTTTGAGAAAGTAGTAAATATGGAGATAGCTTGGTTTGATGAACCAAATAATTCAAGTGGTGCAATTGGTGCAAGGCTCTCAGCAGATGCAGCTGCAATGCGAGGTTTAATGGGAGACACGTTTGCTTTGCTCATTCAAAACGCTGCAACAGGAATTGCAGGTTTGATCATTGCTTTTCATGCAAATTGGCAATTATCTCTTGTAATCATCGCTCTAATACCGCTAATGGGAGTCAGCGGATACGCTCAGTTGAAGTCTATGAAAGGATTCAACGCAAATGTGAAG AAAATGTATGAGGAAGCAAGCCAAGTGGCTTCTGATGCAGTCAGCAGTATCAGAACAGTTGCTTCGTTCTGCGCTGAAGAAAATGTAATGCATCGGTACCAGAAGAAGTGTGATGGGCCGCTTAAGGAAGGAATGAGGAGAGCCGTGATTTGCGGGACAGGATTCggtctttctttcttttttctttttcttgtctACAGTGTCAGTTTTTATGTTGGAGCTCGTCTAGTTGATAGTGGCAAGACAACATTCACCGAGGTTTTTCGA GTGTTTTTTGCTCTTAGTATGACAGCTGTTGGGATTTCTCAATCAAGCACTCTGGCACCGGATGCAAGTAAAGCTGAGAGTTCCGCTGTCTCTATATTTGAAATTCTTGATCAGAAATCTAAGATAGATCCTAGTGATCCTTCTgggaaaataataaaagaaatgaaGGGAAAGATTGAGTTCTGCAATGTTCGATTTAAGTATCCCATGAGGCCCGATTTTCAAATATTCGGAGGTTTTAGCTTGGTTATACGTCCGGGGAAG ACAGTTGCCCTGGTTGGAGAAAGCGGGAGTGGAAAATCAACAGTGATCTCATTGCTGCAAAGATTTTACGACCCTGATTCGGGAAAAATTACACTAGATGGAATAAAGATACAAAGATTGAAACTGAAATGGCTAAGGCAACAGATGGGTCTAGTGAGTCAGGAGCCTGTATTATTCAATGACAGCATCCGGGCCAACATAAGATATGGAAAGCGAGGAAATGCAACGGAGGCGGAAATTATAGCAGCAGCAGAATTAGCCAATGCTCATAACTTCATCAGTAGTCTAGAACAG GGGTATGATAGTCGAGTAGGGGAGCGAGGGGTGCAATTATCTGGCGGACAGAAACAACGGGTGGCAATTGCGCGGGCCATATTGAAGGCTCCGAAAATATTACTTCTAGATGAAGCAACAAGTGCTCTAGATGCAGAGTCGGAAAGAGTAGTTCAAGATGCATTAGAAAGAGTTACGGTGGGACGAACGACGTTAATGATTGCGCATCGATTATCGACAGTTAAGTCAGCAGATGTGATTGCTGTGATGAAAAATGGAGTCATAGTTGAGAAAGGAAAGCATGATACTTTGATTAAAATCAGTAATGGTGCTTATGCTTCCTTAATGGCTCTACAATCAACTGCTTCATCTTAA